From a single Okeanomitos corallinicola TIOX110 genomic region:
- a CDS encoding CCA tRNA nucleotidyltransferase, translating to MNNSIVDRLHPQNWPFSLELLPKPAYMVGGAVRDAILGRSREYLDLDFIIPDHAVKVARAIAKHYQAGFVLLDAERNIARVVFPHATADFAQQEGESLFTDLHRRDFTINAIAYNPHTQEIIDPLQGCADIKTGILRMISPQNLQDDPLRLMRAYRQAAQLNFTIEPTTQATIRTLAADISKVAYERIRVEIGYLLDIKQGTQWLINAGEDGLLATFFTHVVSENLQILKVVDQAVEVIKQNFPQLGEELERPVRDTIKTSWLGIAKLACLVHKNPEIAETELLEITYSRAEIRGVTTILRLFPQLQKADHLSLREQYFFFQDVGSVFSATLVFALADDILKVKNDTLQVYEPLINRYLKPNDLVAHPTPLVSGKDVILSLNIPASPLVGKILSEIAIAQAEGKINTMEEALEFAKLVTGDSFD from the coding sequence ATGAATAATTCAATTGTTGATCGTTTACATCCCCAAAATTGGCCGTTTAGCTTAGAACTTTTACCAAAACCAGCTTATATGGTGGGTGGTGCGGTACGGGATGCAATTTTAGGTAGAAGTCGAGAATATTTAGATTTAGATTTTATTATCCCAGATCATGCGGTGAAAGTGGCGCGGGCGATCGCCAAACATTATCAAGCTGGGTTTGTGTTACTAGATGCAGAACGAAACATTGCTCGTGTAGTATTCCCTCATGCTACAGCTGATTTTGCTCAACAGGAAGGGGAGAGTTTATTTACAGACTTACACAGAAGAGATTTTACCATCAATGCGATCGCCTACAATCCCCACACCCAAGAAATTATAGATCCCCTCCAAGGTTGTGCAGATATCAAAACTGGTATTTTACGAATGATATCACCGCAAAATCTCCAAGATGATCCTTTACGGTTAATGCGTGCTTATCGTCAAGCTGCCCAATTAAATTTTACCATTGAACCCACTACCCAAGCCACTATTCGTACTTTAGCCGCAGATATCAGTAAAGTTGCTTACGAAAGAATACGGGTAGAAATTGGTTATTTATTAGACATTAAACAAGGTACGCAATGGTTAATTAATGCTGGAGAAGATGGATTATTAGCTACTTTTTTTACTCATGTAGTCAGTGAAAACTTGCAGATACTCAAAGTAGTTGATCAAGCTGTTGAGGTCATTAAACAGAACTTTCCTCAGTTGGGTGAAGAACTAGAAAGACCAGTCCGTGATACTATCAAAACCTCCTGGTTAGGTATTGCTAAATTAGCTTGTTTAGTTCACAAAAACCCAGAAATAGCGGAAACAGAACTTTTGGAAATTACCTATAGTCGGGCGGAAATTCGCGGTGTAACTACGATTTTGCGGTTGTTTCCCCAATTGCAAAAAGCTGATCATCTGTCTTTACGAGAACAGTATTTTTTCTTTCAGGATGTGGGTAGTGTGTTTAGTGCTACTCTTGTTTTTGCCTTAGCAGATGATATACTTAAAGTTAAGAATGATACTTTACAGGTTTATGAACCTTTGATCAACCGTTATTTAAAACCTAATGATTTGGTAGCGCATCCTACACCGTTGGTAAGTGGTAAGGATGTGATTTTATCCTTAAATATTCCCGCTTCCCCATTGGTGGGTAAAATTTTAAGTGAGATTGCGATCGCTCAAGCTGAAGGTAAAATTAACACTATGGAGGAAGCTTTAGAATTTGCAAAGCTGGTGACAGGTGACAGTTTTGACTGA
- a CDS encoding D-alanine--D-alanine ligase family protein, which yields MSKLRVGLLFGGRSGEHEVSIISAKAIANALSSGENSQKYEVTPFYIQKNGVWQAGETAQQVLTSGKPTENDSQTANLWQFPPQAADIDLWFPVLHGPNGEDGTIQGLLTLMQVPFVGSGVLGSAVGMDKIAMKTAFAQAGIPQVKYKAITRDQIWSNPCIFPKLCDEIEASLGYPCFVKPANLGSSVGIAKVRSRQELEAALDNAASYDRRIIVEAGVVAREVECAVLGNDNPKASVIGEITFNSDFYDYETKYTQGKADLFIPASLPKNIVPKIQELAVKAFLAVDGAGLSRVDFFYVEATGEILINEINTFPGFTSTSMYPQLWEKTGISFTELVDQLIQLAIERHSKLEEIEES from the coding sequence ATGTCTAAGTTGCGGGTGGGTTTGTTATTTGGTGGACGTTCGGGAGAACATGAAGTATCAATAATTTCTGCAAAGGCGATCGCTAATGCTTTAAGTTCAGGTGAAAATAGTCAAAAATACGAAGTTACACCTTTTTACATCCAAAAAAATGGGGTTTGGCAAGCTGGAGAAACAGCACAACAGGTTTTAACATCAGGTAAACCCACAGAAAATGATTCTCAAACTGCTAATTTATGGCAATTTCCCCCCCAAGCAGCAGACATTGATCTGTGGTTTCCGGTTCTCCACGGACCAAATGGGGAAGATGGAACAATTCAAGGTTTATTAACTTTGATGCAAGTTCCCTTTGTGGGTTCTGGGGTGTTAGGTTCAGCGGTGGGAATGGATAAAATTGCCATGAAAACCGCATTTGCACAAGCGGGAATACCCCAAGTAAAATACAAAGCTATAACCAGAGATCAAATTTGGTCAAACCCTTGTATATTTCCGAAATTGTGTGATGAAATCGAAGCAAGTTTAGGTTATCCTTGTTTTGTCAAACCTGCTAATTTAGGTTCATCGGTAGGAATTGCGAAAGTGCGATCGCGTCAAGAATTAGAAGCAGCTTTAGATAATGCAGCTAGTTATGATAGACGCATAATAGTAGAAGCGGGGGTAGTAGCTAGAGAAGTAGAATGTGCGGTTTTAGGTAATGATAATCCCAAAGCTTCTGTAATTGGTGAAATTACCTTTAATAGTGATTTTTACGATTATGAAACCAAATATACTCAAGGTAAAGCAGATTTATTTATTCCTGCATCTTTACCAAAAAATATTGTCCCCAAAATTCAAGAACTAGCAGTAAAAGCATTTTTAGCTGTAGATGGTGCTGGTTTATCAAGAGTAGACTTTTTCTATGTTGAAGCTACGGGAGAAATTTTAATTAATGAAATTAACACCTTTCCAGGTTTTACATCTACAAGTATGTATCCACAACTGTGGGAAAAGACAGGAATTTCCTTTACAGAATTAGTAGATCAATTAATTCAATTAGCAATAGAAAGACATTCTAAATTAGAGGAAATCGAGGAGTCATAA
- a CDS encoding B12-binding domain-containing radical SAM protein, which yields MKALLIWPIMPNSFWSYQETLDLAGLRATNPPLGLITVAAMLPSDWEIRLCDRNVSLETDADWQWCDLVIISAMIIQKQDFGELIQTGKKLGKKVAVGGPFPTSVPEFALAAGADYLILDEGECTIPMFLNALENREERGIFRATEKPDVTQTPIPRFDLLNLNAYYAITVQFSRGCPFQCEFCDIITLFGRKPRTKTPAQILAELEVLYQMGWHRYIFIVDDNFIGNKRNAKVFLKELIPWMKKRNYPFSFITEASLNLAEDDELLELMVEAGFVTVFMGIETPDIASLAGVNKEQNTRNSLIASCDKITKSGLQIMSGFILGFDGEKPGAGKRIQEFVEATSIPQAHLSLLQALPNTAMWTRLQKEGRLIDGLGKYFTSQKSLMNFVPTRPMSEIVNEFIETFWNLYEPLPYLKRTFHHFQKMQGWRPQYNRHYRTLTTAEWHFVIAICWRQGILRSTRFHFWWQLLIIGLSKPNLLYDYLITLGIGEHFFTLRQEVKAELEAELVVLKQQEQQNQENASLQLETVN from the coding sequence ATAATGCCTAATTCTTTCTGGTCTTATCAAGAAACTCTTGATTTAGCTGGATTACGTGCGACAAATCCCCCATTGGGTTTGATCACAGTAGCAGCAATGTTACCAAGTGATTGGGAAATAAGATTGTGCGATCGCAATGTGAGTCTAGAAACTGATGCAGATTGGCAATGGTGCGATCTTGTGATTATATCTGCCATGATTATCCAAAAACAGGATTTTGGTGAATTAATTCAAACAGGTAAAAAGTTAGGTAAAAAAGTTGCCGTTGGTGGACCATTTCCCACATCTGTACCAGAATTTGCTTTAGCAGCAGGAGCAGATTATTTAATTTTAGATGAAGGGGAATGTACAATTCCCATGTTTTTAAATGCTTTGGAAAATCGAGAAGAAAGGGGTATTTTCCGCGCTACAGAAAAACCAGATGTTACCCAAACTCCCATTCCTCGTTTTGATTTACTTAATTTAAATGCCTATTATGCAATCACGGTACAATTTTCTAGAGGTTGTCCTTTTCAATGTGAATTTTGTGATATCATTACTCTTTTTGGTCGCAAACCCCGCACGAAAACACCAGCCCAAATTCTGGCAGAATTAGAAGTATTATATCAAATGGGTTGGCATCGTTATATATTTATAGTTGATGATAATTTTATTGGTAATAAACGTAACGCTAAAGTCTTTTTAAAGGAACTAATTCCTTGGATGAAAAAACGCAATTATCCCTTTAGTTTTATTACAGAAGCTTCTTTAAATTTAGCAGAAGATGATGAATTACTAGAATTGATGGTGGAAGCTGGTTTTGTCACGGTATTTATGGGCATTGAAACCCCTGATATTGCAAGTTTAGCGGGAGTTAACAAAGAACAAAATACCCGCAATTCTTTAATAGCATCCTGTGATAAAATTACCAAATCAGGTTTACAAATTATGTCTGGTTTTATCTTGGGATTTGATGGTGAAAAACCTGGTGCTGGTAAACGCATTCAAGAGTTTGTGGAAGCGACCAGTATTCCCCAAGCGCATCTCAGTTTACTACAAGCATTACCAAATACGGCAATGTGGACTCGTCTGCAAAAAGAAGGACGTTTAATAGATGGTTTAGGTAAATATTTTACTTCTCAAAAATCTTTAATGAATTTTGTTCCCACCCGGCCAATGTCGGAAATTGTTAACGAGTTTATTGAGACTTTTTGGAATTTATATGAACCCTTACCTTATCTGAAACGTACTTTTCATCACTTTCAAAAAATGCAAGGTTGGCGACCTCAATATAATCGTCATTATCGCACTTTAACTACAGCAGAATGGCATTTTGTAATAGCTATTTGTTGGCGACAAGGAATTTTACGTTCTACCCGATTTCATTTTTGGTGGCAATTACTAATCATAGGATTGAGTAAACCTAATTTATTGTATGATTATTTAATTACCTTGGGTATAGGTGAGCATTTCTTTACTTTGCGTCAAGAGGTGAAAGCGGAACTAGAAGCAGAATTGGTAGTATTAAAGCAACAAGAACAACAGAATCAAGAAAATGCCAGTTTACAGTTAGAGACAGTGAATTAA
- a CDS encoding SagB/ThcOx family dehydrogenase: MPHSKLSGKLVHEATKHSYLSVQMNPNYVDASTQPRAFKVYPQFYRRLQLNSNNSTHAFIKLTSTITFEKIYKNVPYQLRVNPSAGALYPTEVYIQIRDVDGFINGIYHLEIENNCLTLIYELGDDGLESYILPNNRINGFIFLVSSVYHRSSWKYQDRSIRYCFLDSGHHLGSIAASAYLHEKNIKLIFDFDKLSLNADLGFENKEFISSCVISGEVQAKPVRRLRLSIPFVCGTDYFQVNQFVEDAYKATSMQPSHQQKLDHPQFNFHRQRFLENVWNRRSIRRFQKQSISQEIYWRIWENIHKPIPTENIEEIEIYAVVHRVEGIIPGIYNGRNLIQSGEFPEKTGYLCINQALAKDCAVTLFFVSDYKNYQTALQLAGFIGQRVYLFSNYWGIDCSGIGAFYDDEAQEFLRTNKDVLYVMAIGK; this comes from the coding sequence ATGCCACACAGTAAACTTTCTGGAAAATTAGTTCACGAAGCAACCAAGCATTCTTACTTATCGGTGCAGATGAATCCAAATTATGTGGATGCGTCTACTCAACCTCGTGCTTTTAAAGTTTATCCTCAATTTTATCGGCGATTGCAATTAAATAGCAATAATTCCACTCATGCTTTTATCAAGTTAACAAGCACTATTACTTTTGAGAAGATTTATAAAAATGTCCCCTATCAACTACGGGTAAATCCCTCTGCGGGGGCGTTATATCCAACGGAAGTTTATATTCAGATTCGTGATGTTGACGGATTTATTAATGGCATCTATCATCTAGAAATTGAGAATAATTGTCTAACTTTAATTTATGAATTAGGCGATGACGGATTGGAGAGTTATATTTTACCCAATAACCGTATCAATGGATTCATTTTTTTAGTTAGTTCTGTTTATCATAGGTCTAGCTGGAAATATCAAGACAGGAGCATTAGATATTGCTTTTTAGATAGCGGACACCATTTGGGTTCGATTGCAGCTTCAGCATATCTTCACGAAAAAAACATCAAATTAATCTTTGACTTTGATAAACTCTCTCTCAATGCTGATTTAGGATTTGAGAATAAGGAGTTTATTAGTAGTTGTGTGATTTCGGGAGAGGTGCAAGCAAAACCAGTCAGACGTTTAAGGTTATCAATTCCTTTTGTCTGTGGGACTGACTACTTCCAAGTAAATCAATTCGTTGAAGATGCCTATAAAGCCACGTCAATGCAACCTAGTCACCAGCAAAAGTTAGATCATCCTCAATTTAATTTTCACCGACAACGGTTTTTAGAGAACGTTTGGAATAGGCGTTCTATTCGACGTTTTCAAAAACAATCTATTTCTCAAGAAATCTATTGGCGTATTTGGGAAAATATTCATAAACCAATCCCCACGGAAAATATTGAGGAAATAGAAATTTATGCAGTGGTGCATCGTGTTGAAGGTATAATACCCGGTATATATAATGGTAGGAATCTCATTCAATCGGGTGAATTTCCAGAAAAAACAGGTTACTTATGTATTAATCAGGCGCTGGCTAAAGACTGCGCTGTAACTTTGTTTTTTGTGTCCGATTATAAGAATTATCAAACTGCTCTGCAATTGGCTGGTTTTATCGGACAAAGAGTGTATTTATTTAGTAATTATTGGGGAATAGATTGTAGTGGTATTGGTGCTTTTTATGATGATGAAGCCCAAGAATTTCTACGAACCAATAAGGATGTCCTTTACGTAATGGCAATTGGTAAATAA
- a CDS encoding SRPBCC family protein: MPQVLEQSIKINAPATLVEQCLTDLTLMHQWLNPVLRCEPVGKVWSTEIGSRSRFMIQIPIIQPTLNTVVIERQPGLVVWGFKGFFQGSDRWECQPLPKGTLLVNRFEFKIPNPVVSWGFNTFAASWTKADMKAQLKRFKRVAEELACLPKYVE; this comes from the coding sequence ATGCCCCAGGTTTTAGAACAGTCAATTAAAATTAACGCTCCTGCCACTTTAGTGGAACAATGTTTAACAGATTTAACTTTAATGCACCAATGGTTAAACCCTGTTCTCCGTTGTGAACCTGTGGGAAAAGTATGGAGTACGGAAATAGGTAGTCGCAGTCGGTTTATGATTCAAATTCCTATAATTCAACCTACTTTAAACACCGTAGTGATCGAAAGACAACCAGGTTTAGTAGTCTGGGGTTTTAAAGGCTTTTTCCAAGGTAGTGATCGCTGGGAATGTCAACCACTACCCAAAGGTACACTTTTAGTTAACCGCTTTGAGTTTAAAATTCCTAACCCCGTTGTCAGTTGGGGTTTTAATACCTTCGCTGCATCTTGGACAAAAGCAGATATGAAAGCACAACTCAAAAGATTTAAACGAGTCGCAGAAGAATTAGCTTGTTTACCAAAGTATGTGGAATAG
- the tsaB gene encoding tRNA (adenosine(37)-N6)-threonylcarbamoyltransferase complex dimerization subunit type 1 TsaB: MSISSDKYALALHTTTPELGLVISNFAGDKRTHVWNLGRELSSLIHQYLIDLIKPQSWQDLEFIAVAKGPGGFTGTRIGVVTARTLGQQLEIPVFAVSTLAAFAWQHKDNFNQKESIIAVEMPAQRGQVFGAIYQVNADNSSINALLEDTVFTPEKWQEVLENWQTEYHLISAKSDLAVTVSSILELAYLDYQQGKKPHWADALPYYGQHPVDI, translated from the coding sequence GTGTCTATTAGTTCTGATAAATACGCTTTAGCGTTACATACTACTACACCGGAATTAGGTTTAGTTATTAGTAATTTTGCGGGTGATAAACGCACCCATGTTTGGAATTTGGGAAGGGAGTTATCTAGTTTAATTCATCAATATCTGATTGATTTAATTAAACCCCAAAGTTGGCAAGATTTGGAATTTATCGCCGTTGCTAAGGGTCCCGGTGGGTTTACGGGAACTCGGATCGGTGTTGTCACTGCTAGGACTTTGGGACAACAGTTAGAAATTCCGGTTTTTGCTGTTTCTACTTTAGCTGCTTTTGCTTGGCAACACAAGGATAATTTTAATCAAAAAGAATCAATTATTGCAGTAGAAATGCCAGCACAACGAGGTCAAGTTTTTGGGGCAATTTATCAAGTTAATGCTGATAATTCTAGTATTAATGCTTTATTAGAAGATACTGTCTTTACTCCTGAAAAATGGCAGGAAGTTTTAGAAAATTGGCAGACGGAATATCATTTAATTTCTGCAAAATCTGATTTAGCTGTTACTGTTAGTAGTATTTTAGAATTAGCTTATTTAGATTATCAACAAGGTAAAAAACCTCATTGGGCTGATGCTTTACCTTATTATGGACAGCATCCTGTTGATATTTAG
- a CDS encoding DUF433 domain-containing protein — protein MSYRNIITIEPDKRGGKPCIRRMRITVYDVLGWLAAGMSHAEILDDFPELTEEDIKACLEFAADREHH, from the coding sequence ATGAGTTATCGAAATATCATTACAATTGAACCTGATAAACGTGGTGGTAAACCCTGTATTAGAAGAATGAGAATTACAGTATATGATGTTTTAGGTTGGTTAGCTGCGGGAATGTCTCATGCAGAAATTTTAGATGATTTCCCAGAGTTAACAGAGGAAGATATTAAAGCTTGTTTAGAATTTGCCGCTGATAGAGAACATCACTAA
- a CDS encoding NC domain-containing protein, which translates to MLSIYSMAIDSTLGIARHYYLSADGNFNNSVGWGSAGVEWNGTVELTEEELKRVHEYTDLFGEYNIHSNNCEMFAWYVKTGKRFSGQTQEIRVTKFGAALVQLVQPVHTVRSIKYLEIEKSIVNHLEDNVKEIRQKKLIEQQAERDDFWARRDAERK; encoded by the coding sequence ATGCTGAGTATTTACAGTATGGCAATTGATTCGACATTAGGAATTGCTCGTCATTATTATTTGAGTGCAGATGGCAACTTTAATAATTCTGTAGGTTGGGGTTCTGCTGGAGTTGAATGGAATGGAACTGTAGAACTCACGGAAGAAGAATTAAAGCGTGTTCATGAATATACAGATTTATTTGGTGAATATAATATACATTCCAATAACTGCGAAATGTTCGCTTGGTATGTAAAAACTGGTAAAAGATTTTCTGGACAAACACAAGAAATTAGAGTCACAAAATTTGGCGCAGCCTTAGTACAATTAGTTCAACCAGTACATACTGTTCGTAGTATTAAATATCTAGAAATTGAAAAGTCAATAGTCAACCATCTAGAAGATAATGTAAAGGAAATTAGACAGAAAAAACTAATTGAACAACAAGCAGAAAGAGATGATTTTTGGGCTAGACGAGATGCAGAAAGAAAATAA
- a CDS encoding SET domain-containing protein — protein sequence MLVVRDTEIKGRGIFADQDFDQGEIIEISPVIVIPKQQVKLIGKTVLCNYYFDWHGESCAIALGFASLFNHSYRPNAFYRKKFDEQVIEIIAHKYILQGQEITVNYNGKVDDSTPIWFDAVE from the coding sequence ATGTTAGTAGTTCGTGATACAGAAATTAAAGGTAGAGGTATTTTTGCTGATCAAGATTTTGATCAAGGTGAAATAATTGAAATTTCTCCTGTGATTGTTATTCCTAAACAACAAGTTAAGTTAATTGGTAAAACTGTATTATGTAATTATTATTTTGATTGGCATGGAGAAAGTTGTGCTATAGCTTTAGGATTTGCTTCTCTTTTTAATCATTCCTATCGTCCGAATGCTTTTTATAGAAAAAAGTTTGATGAACAGGTTATAGAAATTATTGCCCATAAGTATATTTTACAAGGTCAGGAAATTACTGTTAATTATAATGGTAAAGTTGATGATTCTACGCCGATTTGGTTTGATGCGGTGGAGTGA
- a CDS encoding type II toxin-antitoxin system HicB family antitoxin codes for MKIKAIIYPAEEGGYWAEVPALPGFITEGDTMEELINNLQDAIQGWLEVANEIQTPDPISQVIEIAV; via the coding sequence ATGAAAATCAAAGCAATTATTTATCCTGCTGAAGAAGGTGGTTATTGGGCTGAAGTACCTGCTCTACCTGGATTTATAACAGAAGGAGATACAATGGAGGAATTAATTAATAATCTTCAAGACGCTATACAAGGTTGGCTAGAAGTAGCTAATGAAATCCAAACACCTGATCCTATATCACAGGTGATAGAAATTGCAGTATGA
- a CDS encoding Uma2 family endonuclease, producing MVTLAPTETKNIILNNLSWHTFESILEETGSNRHHRFTYDQGKLEIMTPLMPHEHNKRLLEKLIDTLVEELNLNVKSTGSLTCKREDLAKGVEPDSSFYIQNEPIMRNKQNLDLTQDPPPDLVIEVDYSSASIDKLPIYLALGVPEVWRYDSPIMQIYHLSDGKYEICNSSPTFANLPLNTEIPKFLAASLEIGEVAMIRSFRSWIKKQMI from the coding sequence ATGGTAACTCTAGCACCTACTGAAACTAAAAATATCATTCTCAACAATCTTTCTTGGCATACATTTGAAAGTATTTTAGAAGAAACAGGTAGTAATCGTCATCATCGTTTCACTTATGATCAGGGAAAACTAGAAATCATGACTCCTTTAATGCCTCATGAACATAATAAAAGATTACTAGAGAAACTAATTGATACTTTAGTAGAAGAATTAAATCTGAATGTTAAAAGCACAGGTTCATTAACTTGTAAACGGGAAGATTTAGCTAAGGGTGTAGAACCTGATTCTAGTTTCTATATTCAAAATGAACCAATTATGAGAAACAAACAAAATTTAGATTTAACTCAAGATCCTCCCCCAGATTTAGTCATAGAAGTTGATTATAGTAGTGCTTCCATTGATAAATTACCAATTTATTTAGCATTAGGTGTTCCCGAAGTTTGGCGTTATGATTCTCCTATCATGCAAATTTATCATTTATCTGATGGTAAATATGAGATTTGTAATAGTTCTCCCACCTTTGCAAATTTACCTTTAAATACAGAGATTCCCAAGTTTTTAGCTGCCAGTTTAGAAATAGGTGAAGTGGCGATGATTCGTAGTTTTAGGAGTTGGATAAAAAAGCAGATGATATAG
- a CDS encoding Ycf34 family protein produces the protein MCICVNCHYVDRCVTYNAVEAQHQQPHLTETPDFDPNEPSINVNIRTNDDIIEMEWDVVGCLSFKSEMGKWSKLRPGELVPT, from the coding sequence ATGTGTATTTGCGTGAATTGCCACTATGTAGACCGTTGTGTAACCTACAATGCTGTAGAAGCACAGCATCAACAACCTCATTTAACGGAAACTCCCGATTTTGACCCCAATGAACCCTCAATTAATGTTAATATTCGCACAAATGATGACATTATTGAAATGGAATGGGATGTTGTTGGTTGTCTGAGTTTTAAATCAGAAATGGGTAAATGGTCTAAGTTACGTCCTGGTGAGTTAGTACCTACTTGA
- a CDS encoding hydrogenase maturation protease, giving the protein MLTIIGCGNLNRNDDAVGVIIAQRLQQYLAQNPHPQVRIFDCGTAGMEVMFQAKGSEKLIILDASCTDSEPGAIFKVPGKELEALPEPSYNLHDFRWDHALAAGKKIFLDDFPQDVTVYLIEAASLDFGLDLSPAVQHSAELVLAELISIISQNLIA; this is encoded by the coding sequence ATGCTAACAATCATTGGTTGTGGAAATCTCAATCGTAATGACGACGCTGTAGGGGTAATTATTGCCCAACGTTTACAGCAATATCTCGCTCAAAATCCTCACCCCCAAGTCCGCATTTTTGATTGTGGTACTGCGGGAATGGAGGTGATGTTTCAAGCCAAAGGAAGTGAAAAATTAATTATTTTGGATGCCAGTTGCACAGATTCAGAACCAGGTGCTATATTTAAAGTCCCAGGGAAAGAATTGGAAGCTCTACCAGAACCTAGTTATAACTTGCATGATTTCCGTTGGGATCATGCCTTAGCAGCAGGGAAAAAAATCTTTTTAGATGATTTTCCCCAAGATGTAACTGTCTATTTAATTGAGGCTGCAAGTCTTGATTTTGGACTAGATTTAAGTCCCGCTGTTCAACATTCTGCGGAGTTAGTTTTGGCAGAACTAATCTCCATTATAAGTCAGAATTTGATAGCTTGA
- a CDS encoding ankyrin repeat domain-containing protein, with protein MNLLLVTNIDINNQNDNSTTVLIYGASARKTEVVKLLLPHHPNIN; from the coding sequence ATCAATTTATTATTAGTAACAAACATAGATATTAATAACCAAAATGATAACAGTACAACTGTCCTGATTTATGGTGCATCGGCTCGAAAAACAGAGGTAGTGAAATTGCTATTACCACATCATCCTAACATAAATTGA